The genomic interval CAGGGGCTCTTCTCCTGGGCGACACAAGGGGCACGCCGCGGGCTGTTCGGGGTGCTCGTGGTGGTGGTCGCCGCCTGCGCCCAGTCCCCCGAAGTCTCCGCGCCGGAAGTCGAGGCCGAGGCCGCGAAGGCCGTCGTCACCATCGACGCGATGGACAACGAGCAACATGTCCTCCGGGGAGGCTTCCCGGTGGACTCCGGGGTGGTCCGGGTGGAGCTCTATGAGGGCTCCGTGTTGCTCGGGGAGGCCTTGCTGGAGGAGGGCCGGTGGAGCATTCCCTGGCGCCCGGGACCTGGGAGTGAGTCGCTGGAGGCTGTCGCGTATCTGTCGACGGGGACGGAGCTGCGCACCCGGGTCGACTTCCGACACGTGAGCTTCACCGCGCCTGAAGGGCTGTATGTCTCCGAGGCGCTCCTGACGCTGCCCACGGCGCCGGACACCACCACGCGCTACACGCTGGATGGCACCGCTCCGGGGCCTTCGTCGCCCATCTACACCGAGCCCCTGGTGTTGCTGAACCGGCGAGGCCAACCCACGCCGCTGAGCTTCATCCCGACCACTCCGGAGGACGCGCCGTATTGGTGGCGCTGGCAGCCGCCCATCCTTCCGCCCGTGCTCGCGACGGTGGTTCGGATTCAGCGGTTCGCGGAAGAGACTCCCGTGGGCCCGGGAGAGGCGCGGACCTTTCTCATCGGACAGCCCGCCTATTCGCTGCCGGTCCTCTCGCTGGTGACGGACGCGGAGAACTTCTTCGGCTATGACCAGGGCATCTACGTCCCGGGCCGCACCTACGAGGAGGGGCCCCAGTTGCCAGACCACTCGGGGCCCGGCAATTACAACCAGGATGGGAAGGCGTGGGAGCGGCCGGTCCACGTCGAGTGGTTCGAGGAAGCGGGGACGCCTGTGTTCGCGCAGAACGCGGGGGTTCGCATCCACGGCTCTGGCAGCGCGATGTTGTCGCAGAAGGCCCTGCGGCTGTATGCGAAAGAGGACTACGGCCCGGAGTGGTTCCCCGCGAATGTCTTCCCCGGCCACCCGTTCCGGGGCAGCAAGCGGCTGTTGGTCCGCGCGGGGGGCCAGGACCAGGTGGCCTCCCGGCTCAAGGATTGTGTCCTCCCGGAGCTCTTGCGCGAGACGAAGCTGGCGCTCCAGGTCTGCCGCCCCACGGTGATGTTCCTCAACGGCGAGTACTGGGGGCTGCACGAGATGCGGGAGCGGTATGACGAGTACTCGCTGGCGAGCCACCATGGGCTGAACCGCAAGAACGTCGTCATCCTGGAGGCGTATGGCCTCCTCGACACGGGAGAGCCCGAGGACGTCGTCCCCTATCTGGAGCTGCTGGCTTATGTCCGGGGACACGACCTCTCCGTGCCCGAGCACTTCGCGCACGTCGAGGCGCGCATCGACGTGGATGACTTCATCGACTACCACATCGCGCAGATCTACTTCGGGAACGATGACTGGCCTCAGAACAACCTCAAGTTCTGGCGCTATCGCGGAGGAGAGAACACGGCGGCCACGGGCGGAGGCGACGGGCGTTGGAGGTGGCTGTTGTATGATTTGGACTTCGCGTTCGCGGAAGGACCGGAGGCCAACTCCCTGGGGCGGCTGCTGCATGATGAGCAATTGGGCGAGCCCTTCGTCGTGCTGTTCCGCGGCCTCATGAAGTCGCCGGAGTTCCGCGCGCGGTTCATCGCGCGGTTCCACTGGCACCTGGACAACACGTTCGTGCCGGAGCGCGTGCTCGCGACGGTGGACGCCGCGGCGGCGCGGCTGGCCCCGGAGATGGCCGAGCACATCGTGCGGTGGCGGTATCCTGAGTCGGAGGCGACGTGGCGGTGGGAGGTCGAGCGATTGCGCGACGCCGTGCTGCGGCGGCCCGCGGCGATGCGCCGGCACCTCGAAGAGGAGCTGGGCTCCCCGTGAGGAGCGGGGGCGACGTCGTCCCCGCGCCCGCCTCCGAGTCCGGTCCTCCCGCGGCATCATGGCCGCGCCGGCCGGAGCTGGATGCCCTGCGCGGGGTGCTTCTCGTCTTGATGACGCTGACGCACCTGCCCACCCGGCTGAATGCATACAGCAGCCAGCCCTTCGGCTTCGTCTCGGCCGCCGAGGGCTTCGTCTTCCTGTCGGCGTTCCTGGTGGGAGGCGCGCACGCGAAGGCCTGGGATGCGCCGGGGCGTCTGTGGCGGAGCCTGCGCGGCCGGGCGCTCAAGGTCTACACACACCACGTGGGGCTGCTGCTCTTCGCATTCACGGTCATCGGCACCGTGGGTTGGGTTGCTCACCGCCCCGCGGTGCTCAACCTGCTCGACTTCTACCACCAGGAGCCTCTCACGGCGCTGTGGAGCAGTCTGGCCTTGCTCTATTGCCCGCCGCTGCTCGACATCCTGCCGCTGTACGTCGTGCTGCTGGTCCTGACGCCCTTGTTGCTGCTCGCGGCGAGGGAGGCGGGCTGGGCGAAGGTGGTGTGCCTCAGCGGCCTGGTCTGGCTCTGGGCCCAGCTGGGGCTCAAGCAGACGCTTTACTCGGGGCTGGAGGAGGTCGGGTGGGTCCCCGTGAAGATGGGGCACTCCGGGGCGTTCGACTTCTTCGCCTGGCAATTCCTATGGGTGCTGGGGGTCTGGCGTGGAAGCCTGCGCGCGCGGGGGCATGTCATGCGGGGGAGGGGGTCTCGCGTGTTGCTGGGGGGCGCCTGGGCACTGGCGCTCGTGTTCCTGTTGGCGCGGTATGAGCTGCCTCTCTTCAATCTCCCGACGAGTCATCCCGCGCTGCTCGACAAGTGGACGCTCGGGCCGCTGCGGTTGGTGAACTTCCTGGTTCTGGCGCTGCTGGCGGACAAGGGGGCGCCCCATGCCTATCGTTGGCTGCGTCCGCGCATGCTCGTGCTGCTGGGCAGCGCGTCGCTGCCTGTCTTCAGCGTCCACCTGGTGCTGTGCCTCTTGAGCCTCGCGCTCATCAACGAGAACGAAGCCCCGCTGGACAGTCTGGAAGAGGTCGCCGTGCTGGTGGTGACGTTCGCCAGCATGGTCCTGGTGGCCCTGCGTCACCAACGCCGCTCGGCGCTGATGGAGCGCGGCCCGGCGTCCCAATAGAGCCGCCTCCCGCCCGGGTTGGCAATCGAGGTGATTCCAGCGAATGGTGTTCGCCCCATGAACCCAACCCGGTCGAGACTCCGAATCAGCGTGGTGTTCGTCGCGGCGGTCCTCATGGCCTGTGGCGGTGAAGGCATCTCGAGACAAGAGATGCCTCTTGCCGAGGTGAGCCAGGGCATCAGTGTTCCGCCGGGAGTGGGGCGCTATTGCAGCATGGCCTGGCTCAGCAACGGCTGGGCGCTGGGGTGGAACCCATCCTCGAGCGCGGCCCCATATCGTCACGACCGGACAGAGCGTCACGAAGGGGCAGGTCATCGGGTATGCGGGCACGACGGGATGCTCGAGCGGCCCCCACCTGCACCTGGCCGTGACGCGCCTGACGAACACCGCGTCGGAGTACCGCCGGGCCTATTCCATCCCGAGCACGGACCCTCCCCTCATGACAAGCAACATCGAGCCCTACGGGTGGGCCGCCCCCCAGGGCTTCGACCCGTGGGCCTGGAGGAACCATCCGAACGGAGCCCTCAGCATGAACCTGTGGAACGCGGGACAGGCGCCTCTGAATCCGAACTTCTGACGGTTGTCAGCGGCGGCGGCGCTCAGGAAGCACCCTGGTGGCTTCCTGGCACCCGCCGTCCGGACCGCCCTCCAGTAGTGAACACTCCGTGCCCGCCAAGGCGTTGAGCGGCAAACACTCTCACTGCTTTTCCGCCGCGCCCTGGATCAGCCCCCTCGATTGTGACCTTTCCTCTCTCCGGAACGTTTGCGATTCCATGGCGGCTCCGGAGACATCGTGGGGACCTACCGCATCGTGAAGAAGCTGGCCGCGGGCGGTATGGCCGAGGTCTTCCTGGGCAAGGTCGTTGGCGCGGAAGGCTTTGAAAAGCCTGTCGCGGTGAAGCGAATCCTGCCGTCATTCGTGCAGGACGCCTCCTTCGTGGAGTTGTTCCTCCGTGAAGCCAAGCTCTCCGTCACGCTCCAGCACAGCAATGTCTTGCAAGTGCTGGATTTGGGCACCAACGCCGGCCAGTACTACATGGTGATGGAGTTCGTGGACGGGGAGAACCTGGCCTCGCTCCTCAAGACGGCGCGCCGCCGCCAGGTTCCGCTGGGCCTTCGGGAGATATGCTTCATCGCCCAACAGGTCGCCGAAGGACTCTCCTATGCCCATGGCCGCACGGACCCCACGGGCGCGCCGCTCAACATCGTCCACCGCGACGTCAACCCCGCCAACGTCATGGTCGCCTCCAACGGAGGCGTGAAGCTGGCTGACTTTGGCATCGCCAAGGTGGCCGACGAGGGACGACAGGAGACCCAGGCCGGTGTCCTCAAGGGGAAGATCAACTACCTGTCCCCGGAGCAGGTCCACGGCCGCCCCGTGGACCAGCGCAGCGACATCTTCTTGTTGGGATTGCTGCTCTACGAGATGCTCGCCGGGAAGCGGCTCTTCGAGGGCTCCACGCCTCAAATCATCCACGCGCTGGGCAGCTTCAACGAGCGAACCCTGGAGCCCCTCCCGGGAGTGCCCACGCCCCTCTGGGAGCTGCTGACGCGCGCGCTGGCGGCCAACCCGGATGCCCGCTGTCCCGCCGCCCGCGAGTTCTCCGAGTCCATCCAGAACTTCCTCTTCGACCACCGCCTCCGCGTGGGCTCCGCCGATATCGCCAGCCTCTTCGGCCGCGCGAATCCCGAGTGGCGCTCGCCCCTGGCCGACCTGGCGGGCGCGCCCGGGGAGGAGATTCGTCTGGAGGACGAGGACGTGGCGCGCGCTCGCTCGACGCCGCCTCGGGACGTGCGGCGCCACACCACCACTCCACCGCCGCCCCCCATGCTGCGTCCGGTGACGCCGCCCCCGCCCCCGGTGGAGGCCGCCGCGCCCCGTCCCATCCCTCCCAAGCCGGTCCTGGGAATCGAGCCCCCCACGTCCGTGGCGCCCGTCGTCGCCTCGGGACTCGGCCCGCGCCCCTCCCGGGCAAGACAGCAACTGGGAACCATCCTCCTGACGCGCGGGATGCTCACGCCCCACATGCTGAACCAGGCCCTGACGCTCCAGAAGACGAAGGGAGGGAGGTTGGGGCAGGTGCTGGTGCATGAGAAGTGGCTGGAGCCCGACAACCTGGTGCGCGCCCTGTCCGAGCAGAGCGGACTGCCCCACATCACCGAGGACAAGCTCCAATCCGTCCCCATCCCCGAGGAGCTGCTCAAGCAGATTCCCCGAGAGCTGTGTGAGCGGCTCTGCGCGGTCCCCCTCGCCCTGCGTGGACGGGAGCTCGTCTGCGCGGTGCTGGACCCGCGCGATGTCCAGGTCACCGATGCGCTGAAGTTCTCCACGCGCGCCGTCGCGGTGCAGGGGCTCTTCGCCTCCGAGCAGGGCATCCGGAAGACCATCCAGCGCTTCTATCCTCCGGCGGACGAGTCCCCCGCGCCCTACGTCCGGGCGCATGACCCCATTCCCCTGGAGCCCTCACCCGAGGACAAGGCCCGCGACACCCGGATGATGTCGCAGTTCTCCGAGCACTTCACCGGGCGCCGGGTGCTCGACGAGAGCGCCTTCGCGGAGCCCAAGCCCGCCGCCCCCGAGCCCGTGGCCCGGGTCACCCCCGTGCGGGGGGACGTGCGTGCTCGCATGGTCTTGTTGGTGGCGGAGCCCTCCGAGCCACGTGAGGCCGCGGTGAAGCTCCTCCTGTCGCAAGGGCTCGCGGCGGCGACCAGCCCCGCGGCCGACGCGCCGCGTGCGCTCGCGCTCGGGGGCTACGAGTTGGTGCTGGTGCTCGAGGACGCGCTGACGGACGCGGCGGGGCTGGCGCAGAAGCTGAGGACGGCGCATCCCCAGGTCGAGGTGCGCCTGTTGCCCTCCTACAGCGCGGCGCTGCTGGGCGAGGGTGGGCCGCTGTCGAAGCTCGCCGAGCTCCAGGCGCGCCTGTTGGATGGAATGATGTCGATGCTCGCCGGCAGCGCGGCCCTGGCGCCATTCCTCACCAAGCTGGCGCGACGGCTCGTGTCGCGGATGGGGGCAGGGCGCGTGGAGGAGGCGCTGCTCGGTGCCTCGGCCAGCGCCTTGGCCCTGGCCGCGAGGCTGGAGGAGCCACGGCGCTTCATCCTCCCCACACGCGCCCGGGCGCTGGGCCTCGTGGGGAGTGGCATGCCCGAGGTGAACGAGGTCCTCATGGCCGTGTTGCCCGAAGGCGAGGACCGCACACCGCCCTCGGGCCGCGCGGCCGGCGCCTTGCTGTGTGCGGCGCGCTTCGTCCAGGAGGTCCAGAGCGCGCAGCCTCCGGCGGCCAAGGCGGCCCAGGCGCTCCAGACGCTGCGACAGGACCCGCGCCTGCCGGTGGCCGCGATGGAGGCGCTCACCACGGAGCTGGAGTCGAGCACGCAGGCCGACAAGGCGGCGCCCCGGGTGGTGGTGGCGGAGACGGATGGCGCCAACGCGATGACGCTCCAGATTCGTCTCATGGCGGAGGGCCTGAGCACCGTGCGCGCCAAGACTCGCGCCGAGGTGGAGAAGGCGCTGGCCGCCGGAGCGCAGGCGGCCATCCTCGCCGACCCGCTGCCGGATGGAGACCTCCACGCGTTGCTCCAGGCGATGCGCAAGGCCCCCTCCACCGAGGACCTCCCTGTCTACCTCATCGTCGACAAGGAGGACCCCGCCGCCTTCACCGCGGCCCTCGATGCGGGCGCCGACGACGTCATGGTCCGCTCGTCCAGTCCCGAGGTGCTCATCGCCAAGCTGCGTCGAGGCATCCAGCAACGCCAGGCTGCCCGGCGCGGGGCGAAGACGGCGCCGTAGGCCCTCGCGTGTTCAGCACCACACAGCGCCAGGTGCTGACGCATGCGGGCGAGACTGCCCCCGGCGGCATCATCTCCGGAGTCCTCCATCCAGGAGTCGTGCATGCTGCTGAAACCTGTCTTGGGATTCATGCTGGCGCTGGCCGTCATGGTGGGAATGGTCTTCCTCTCCATGCCTCGCGACGAGCAGCCTCGGGACGTCTCACCCACGAGCCGCGCGTGTGACGCGGATCGCCAGAAGGTGCTCCTGTCGAGGGCTCGCTCCGGATTGTCCCTGGAGGTGACGCCCGCGCTGTTCTCCGAGGAGCCCCTGGGGATTCGGGGCTACTGCTCCTATGACTGCTCGGGCTGTTCGAGCACCGCGGATTGTCGCGCGAACGGGGCGGGTGTCTGTATGAACATCTGTCCTTGAGCCAAGCGCCTGTCCAATCAGCCAGGCTGATTGGAGTGGGCAAGGGGGCTTGTCCTTCGGGCGGTTCAGCTTGGTGGTGCTCGCCTGTCCATGGGAGCGTGGAGCCATCATGACCAGCCCCATCGGCAGCCCGCGCCTCCGGCCCACCCACCTCCCGGCCCAGCAGGAAACGTCCTCCACCCAGGCGACGGATGAGAGTTCTTCGACGCAGACGGCCAGCCCCCCCACGGCCGCTGCCACGAACCCTCCGGCGCAGCCGGGCACGAGCAGTCAAGGCGTGCCGGTGACGGACAACTACACGTCGGTTTCAACCACGAGCCAGGAAAGGAACTTCCTCAAGGCGGAGATGCCATTCAACAGCAAGGCCAGGATTGGACAGAGGTTGACCTATGGCTTGAGCACCGCCAAGACCGCCAAGACCACGGACGGAGGCCAAGGGGAGGTGACCTTCAATTTCCAGCAGGGCTCGGTCCTCCCCAAGGACAATCTCGGAGCGTGCCGCGCGGCCTCGATGGACTGGCTCCGCAGGGGACTCGTCAAGGACAAGGTCTCGATTGCCGACGTGGGACCCAAGCACGCGGGGCCCATGGCCGAGGCAGCCGAGGCCGCGAAGCAGCAGACCCCCGAGGAGAAGAAGACGGACCGTGACACCGCGACCAGGCCGGGACTCCTTTCGCATCAGCGCATGGAGAGGAAGTACCAGCGCTACGATGTGATGAACAAGGAATGGACGACGGTGGCCAGGAAGGAGCATCAGAAAATCAGTGAGAGCAAGACCTCCGGCCCCGGATTCACGAGGGCCGACCTTTCGGCCCTGGAGCGCAACACGTTCGCGAACTTCAAGGAACATCTGGAGACGCAGGCGGCTCAAGGCAAGACGGGAGGCCTGTCCGCCGAGCAACTGAAGACGCAGAAACTCGACGGCATCAAGCCCGAGGCGTGCGTCTACAGCGCCCAATGGCAGGGCGACAAAATGAAGACGTTCGCGAACATGATGACCGGCATCCTCAACAACGACGCATGCAGCAAAGAAGGTGCGTTCCTCGTGGGGATCAACGGCATGGGCAAGGTCGAAACCACCATGAAGGACGAAGAGGGCAAGGAGACCAAGAAGGTCATCGACGTCCCTCTCCCTCATGCCATGGCCATGCGCCAGACTGATTCGGAATTGCATTTCATGGATCCCAACTTCGGTGAGTTCAAATTCCCACGGACGCCTGGGACCCGCATCGAGGCGGATTCGGATATCGGCAAGTTCCTCGAGAACTTCGGCAAGCAGTACGAGAAGCAGCGGTTCAACAACGCCGTGGTCTACGAGTACGTCAAGGCGGGCGAATAAGTCGTGACGAGGAGGGGATTCTCGAATGACGAAACGAGTCTTCGTTGCCAGCGAGTTCGCGCCCCTGCGCACCGTCGTCGTCGCCCGCAGCCAGGTTCGCCTGTCGGACGCGGGTGTCATGTCCGAGGCGCAGAGCGAGGCGAGGCTGGCCATCCTGCCGGAGTCCGAGCGTGAGCTCGCCCGCCGTTTGATGGGGCGCGACCACGCCGAGGCCATGCCCGAGCGTCAGAAGGCGTGGGAGGGCGAGCGGCTCGCGCTCCAGGCCGTCCTGGAGAAGCACGGCGTGCGGGTGCTGCTTCCGTCGCTGCTGACGCAGGCCCAGAAGGAGGCCGGGGGCCAGTACGGCTACAGCAACTGCTTCGTGAGAGACCCGTGGTTCACGGTGGGGGATGTCGTCGTCGAGGCCAGCCTGCGGAGCTTGCACCGCCGGCGTGAAGTGCTCCCATGCCGGCCCCTGTTCGAGCAGGAGGTCTCTCCGGCGGAATGCGCCTACGTGTCCGTGCCTCAGCCGGATGCCGCGCCCATCGACGCGAAGGGCGCCCACGTCGGCCCGTTCCTGGAAGGGGGCGACACCTTGGTGCTGGGCAAGCACGTGTTCGTGGGCAACTCAGGGCAGGCCTCGTCGGAGGCGGGAGTGGCCTTCCTGCGCAAGCTGCTGGCGCCTCGGGGCTACGTCGTCGAGTCCGTGCGGCTCAAGTCGAACTTCCTCCACCTCGACTGTGCGCTGGGCCTGGTGCGCCAGGGGCTCCTGGTCGCGTGCCGTGAAGCGCTCCTGGATGGCCTCCCTTCGGTCCTTCGGGACTGGGAATGCATCGAGGTCTCCGAGGACGAGGCCACACGGCTCGGGACCAATGGCCTGCCGATTTCTCCGGACGTCTATGTCACCGACCCCGTGTTCCATCGCATCGGTGACGCCATCGCCCGGCATGGCGTGAAGGTCGAGTACGTCGACTTCACCATCTCCCGGGCCTTCGGCGGTGCGTTCCGCTGCTCTACCCAGCCGCTGTGGCGTGAGTAACGTACGTCAGGACTTGGGCGACGTCGGCTTCGGCGCCGAGGTCCCCTTGCTGTCCTTCATCTTCTGGCACGCGCGCAGATAGTCCTTCTTGGCGGCCTCCACGAACTCATAACTCCCGGTCAATACGGCGTCCTCGACACACCGTTTGATGAAAGGGCCGGGGGGCTTCACCTGGGTGCACGCGGGAATCGCCAGGGTCTTCTGGCAGTGCTCCGTCGCCATGCTCTCAAACGAAGCCTTGGGTTCGGCGGCCA from Myxococcus stipitatus carries:
- a CDS encoding CotH kinase family protein — translated: MNHRFASEALGRRAGVSRQGLFSWATQGARRGLFGVLVVVVAACAQSPEVSAPEVEAEAAKAVVTIDAMDNEQHVLRGGFPVDSGVVRVELYEGSVLLGEALLEEGRWSIPWRPGPGSESLEAVAYLSTGTELRTRVDFRHVSFTAPEGLYVSEALLTLPTAPDTTTRYTLDGTAPGPSSPIYTEPLVLLNRRGQPTPLSFIPTTPEDAPYWWRWQPPILPPVLATVVRIQRFAEETPVGPGEARTFLIGQPAYSLPVLSLVTDAENFFGYDQGIYVPGRTYEEGPQLPDHSGPGNYNQDGKAWERPVHVEWFEEAGTPVFAQNAGVRIHGSGSAMLSQKALRLYAKEDYGPEWFPANVFPGHPFRGSKRLLVRAGGQDQVASRLKDCVLPELLRETKLALQVCRPTVMFLNGEYWGLHEMRERYDEYSLASHHGLNRKNVVILEAYGLLDTGEPEDVVPYLELLAYVRGHDLSVPEHFAHVEARIDVDDFIDYHIAQIYFGNDDWPQNNLKFWRYRGGENTAATGGGDGRWRWLLYDLDFAFAEGPEANSLGRLLHDEQLGEPFVVLFRGLMKSPEFRARFIARFHWHLDNTFVPERVLATVDAAAARLAPEMAEHIVRWRYPESEATWRWEVERLRDAVLRRPAAMRRHLEEELGSP
- the opgC gene encoding OpgC domain-containing protein — translated: MRSGGDVVPAPASESGPPAASWPRRPELDALRGVLLVLMTLTHLPTRLNAYSSQPFGFVSAAEGFVFLSAFLVGGAHAKAWDAPGRLWRSLRGRALKVYTHHVGLLLFAFTVIGTVGWVAHRPAVLNLLDFYHQEPLTALWSSLALLYCPPLLDILPLYVVLLVLTPLLLLAAREAGWAKVVCLSGLVWLWAQLGLKQTLYSGLEEVGWVPVKMGHSGAFDFFAWQFLWVLGVWRGSLRARGHVMRGRGSRVLLGGAWALALVFLLARYELPLFNLPTSHPALLDKWTLGPLRLVNFLVLALLADKGAPHAYRWLRPRMLVLLGSASLPVFSVHLVLCLLSLALINENEAPLDSLEEVAVLVVTFASMVLVALRHQRRSALMERGPASQ
- a CDS encoding M23 family metallopeptidase; translated protein: MFRREWGAIAAWPGSATAGRWGGTHPRARPHIVTTGQSVTKGQVIGYAGTTGCSSGPHLHLAVTRLTNTASEYRRAYSIPSTDPPLMTSNIEPYGWAAPQGFDPWAWRNHPNGALSMNLWNAGQAPLNPNF
- a CDS encoding protein kinase domain-containing protein; protein product: MGTYRIVKKLAAGGMAEVFLGKVVGAEGFEKPVAVKRILPSFVQDASFVELFLREAKLSVTLQHSNVLQVLDLGTNAGQYYMVMEFVDGENLASLLKTARRRQVPLGLREICFIAQQVAEGLSYAHGRTDPTGAPLNIVHRDVNPANVMVASNGGVKLADFGIAKVADEGRQETQAGVLKGKINYLSPEQVHGRPVDQRSDIFLLGLLLYEMLAGKRLFEGSTPQIIHALGSFNERTLEPLPGVPTPLWELLTRALAANPDARCPAAREFSESIQNFLFDHRLRVGSADIASLFGRANPEWRSPLADLAGAPGEEIRLEDEDVARARSTPPRDVRRHTTTPPPPPMLRPVTPPPPPVEAAAPRPIPPKPVLGIEPPTSVAPVVASGLGPRPSRARQQLGTILLTRGMLTPHMLNQALTLQKTKGGRLGQVLVHEKWLEPDNLVRALSEQSGLPHITEDKLQSVPIPEELLKQIPRELCERLCAVPLALRGRELVCAVLDPRDVQVTDALKFSTRAVAVQGLFASEQGIRKTIQRFYPPADESPAPYVRAHDPIPLEPSPEDKARDTRMMSQFSEHFTGRRVLDESAFAEPKPAAPEPVARVTPVRGDVRARMVLLVAEPSEPREAAVKLLLSQGLAAATSPAADAPRALALGGYELVLVLEDALTDAAGLAQKLRTAHPQVEVRLLPSYSAALLGEGGPLSKLAELQARLLDGMMSMLAGSAALAPFLTKLARRLVSRMGAGRVEEALLGASASALALAARLEEPRRFILPTRARALGLVGSGMPEVNEVLMAVLPEGEDRTPPSGRAAGALLCAARFVQEVQSAQPPAAKAAQALQTLRQDPRLPVAAMEALTTELESSTQADKAAPRVVVAETDGANAMTLQIRLMAEGLSTVRAKTRAEVEKALAAGAQAAILADPLPDGDLHALLQAMRKAPSTEDLPVYLIVDKEDPAAFTAALDAGADDVMVRSSSPEVLIAKLRRGIQQRQAARRGAKTAP
- a CDS encoding YopT-type cysteine protease domain-containing protein, producing MTSPIGSPRLRPTHLPAQQETSSTQATDESSSTQTASPPTAAATNPPAQPGTSSQGVPVTDNYTSVSTTSQERNFLKAEMPFNSKARIGQRLTYGLSTAKTAKTTDGGQGEVTFNFQQGSVLPKDNLGACRAASMDWLRRGLVKDKVSIADVGPKHAGPMAEAAEAAKQQTPEEKKTDRDTATRPGLLSHQRMERKYQRYDVMNKEWTTVARKEHQKISESKTSGPGFTRADLSALERNTFANFKEHLETQAAQGKTGGLSAEQLKTQKLDGIKPEACVYSAQWQGDKMKTFANMMTGILNNDACSKEGAFLVGINGMGKVETTMKDEEGKETKKVIDVPLPHAMAMRQTDSELHFMDPNFGEFKFPRTPGTRIEADSDIGKFLENFGKQYEKQRFNNAVVYEYVKAGE
- a CDS encoding amidinotransferase is translated as MTKRVFVASEFAPLRTVVVARSQVRLSDAGVMSEAQSEARLAILPESERELARRLMGRDHAEAMPERQKAWEGERLALQAVLEKHGVRVLLPSLLTQAQKEAGGQYGYSNCFVRDPWFTVGDVVVEASLRSLHRRREVLPCRPLFEQEVSPAECAYVSVPQPDAAPIDAKGAHVGPFLEGGDTLVLGKHVFVGNSGQASSEAGVAFLRKLLAPRGYVVESVRLKSNFLHLDCALGLVRQGLLVACREALLDGLPSVLRDWECIEVSEDEATRLGTNGLPISPDVYVTDPVFHRIGDAIARHGVKVEYVDFTISRAFGGAFRCSTQPLWRE